The Neoarius graeffei isolate fNeoGra1 chromosome 10, fNeoGra1.pri, whole genome shotgun sequence genome has a segment encoding these proteins:
- the LOC132892973 gene encoding interleukin-17 receptor E, whose protein sequence is MHGRGVFTCVVVALYWILLGFSVETQRQHVLVVRQKWSNLDKKQILPWMNLSTVLVNGYGACVHLCLRIKPLSANKTLRIQFTESPSRKFRTLLVQKGHHDNTIQWKQLFDDHSRTVKIRTRSTISDHLDVQRRRVWELKYDCFMAQVGNTVHVAVDDFNQTLITDSYTIKRPPEEVLVPVYKVTLDIFAKRFIVGMEAGQKVHIRLCYATKTVCKGFVSHKIDTDINSTVTLNFPSLVPCVCVQTYYTGVDTKRSTICPLNGKILPGGGEVLSSSSLVLFGSSFLKWTHLCPSKVFKPTVSLCWQHTRNHSQCVSVQNSTMHMKDLKYNVSDVDKHAHMCLKFFLNDSYHVFCPFSSGDLSEWDVTVVPGARRLHVRLSSSIPASFAAQLCVEERGACAMKENVHTVQMEGGARDVELTVPLPFFTAGLCVQVWRSEPALRGRRIICPDYTHRRWGLIFAASLALLVAITTVGFLVYTLIKRRTSVWRSAERKPVLLVCSSDETSHVSAVCALAYGLQEELRMDVRLAQWAHCSTLTSLARLGPTPWLYGQCQQVHSVGGMVLIAWSPEAQQTFLRWRERGHEGKVDLGQKDKVLLEEWRDKQGPRWAESQSSITAPVFNASLISMWAGLQSEKRGQGFGLVCFRGLSETRCIPKELRGIRRYCLPRDLSNLIHELDVNVHGPRSRVQNLSSWCCWPRLLSKGLSFWLSKRLAQRLNAWLPQTAAKPDRKCLLKPSHKVASEKTLKKRLKKGKKKKEGKICHHAVREKM, encoded by the exons AAATGGTCCAATCTTG ACAAGAAGCAGATCTTGCCATGGATGAACCTCTCAACAGTTTTGGTCAACGGTTATGGTGCGTGTGTGCATCTCTGCCTGCGCATAAAGCCCCTGT CAGCCAATAAAACCCTACGGATCCAGTTCACTGAATCACCAAGTAGAAAATTCCGCACGCTTTTGGTCCAGAAAGGTCATCATGACAACACTATTCAG TGGAAACAGTTGTTTGATGACCATAGTAGGACCGTTAAAATCAGAACTCGCTCTACCATCAGTGACCATCTGGATGTCCAAAGAAGACGCGTG TGGGAGTTGAAGTATGACTGTTTTATGGCCCAGGTGGGCAATACTGTCCATGTGGCTGTGGATGACTTCAACCAAACCCTCATTACCGACTCGTACACTATAAAGCGCCCACCAGAAG AAGTCCTAGTGCCTGTGTATAAAGTAACATTGGACATCTTTGCTAAACGGTTTATTGTTGGCATGGAAGCAGGCCAAAAAGTGCACATCAGGCTGTGCTACGCCACCAAAACAGTGTGTAAGGGATTCGTATCCCATAAA ATCGATACTGATATTAATAGCACAGTCACTTTAAATTTTCCTTCTTTGGTGCCGTGTGTCTGTGTGCAG ACGTATTACACTGGAGTCGATACCAAAAGAAGCACCATCTGTCCACTAAACGGCAAAATACTGCCAG gaGGTGGAGAAGTGTTGTCCAGCAGCTCACTGGTGCTCTTTGGGAGCTCCTTTCTCAAATGGACCCATCTTTGCCCCTCAAAAGTGTTCAAACCAACCGTCTCTCTCTGCTGGCAACATACAAGAAACCACTCGCAGTGTGTTTCTGTGCAAAACTCCACCATGCATATGAAAGACCTG AAATACAACGTGTCTGATGTAGATAAGCACGCCCACATGTGTTTGAAG TTTTTTCTGAACGACAGCTATCATGTCTTCTGCCCTTTCAGCTCAG gtGATTTATCTGAATGGGACGTTACAGTGGTTCCTGGAGCTCGGCGTCTGCATGTACGACTGTCCTCCAGTATCCCAGCATCCTTTGCTGCCCAGCTCTGTGTGGAAGAAAGGGGAGCGTGTGCCATGAAGGAAAATGTGCACACTGTTCAGATG GAAGGTGGTGCTAGAGATGTGGAGCTGACTGTGCCTCTTCCCTTTTTCACCGCAGGACTGTGTGTGCAG GTGTGGCGGTCTGAGCCCGCTCTCCGTGGAAGGAGAATCATATGCCCTGATT ATACTCACAGGAGATGGGGTCTTATTTTTGCTGCTTCACTGGCTCTCCTGGTTGCCATAACAACCGTGGGCTTCCTCGTCTACACTTTGATCAAACGGAGGACATCAG TTTGGCGCTCTGCTGAAAGAAAACCTGTTTTGCTGGTCTGCTCTTCTGATGAAACAAGTCATGTTTCAGCGGTGTGTGCCCTAGCCTATGGTCTGCAGGAGGAGCTGCGCATGGACGTGCGCCTGGCTCAGTGGGCCCACTGTAGCACTCTGACCTCTTTGGCCCGACTGGGCCCCACACCCTGGCTGTACGGCCAGTGCCAGCAGGTGCACAGTGTAGGTGGCATGGTACTCATTGCGTGGAGCCCTGAAGCCCAGCAGACTTTCCTCCGATGGCGGGAGAGAGGGCATGAAGGAAAAGTGGACCTGGGACAGAAGGACAAAGTGCTGCTAGAAGAATGGAGGGATAAACAGGGACCAAGATGGGCAGAGAGCCAGTCTTCTATCACAGCTCCAGTGTTTAATGCCAGCCTCATAAGCATGTGGGCGGGACTCCAGAGTGAGAAACGTGGTCAAGGGTTTGGTCTTGTGTGCTTCCGAGGCTTAAGTGAAACACGGTGTATTCCGAAGGAGCTCAGAGGCATTCGGAGATACTGCCTTCCGAGAGATCTCTCAAACCTGATTCACGAACTGGATGTAAACGTACACGGGCCAAGAAGCAGGGTCCAAAACCTGAGTAGTTGGTGCTGTTGGCCCCGCCTTTTATCCAAGGGACTGTCTTTCTGGTTGTCGAAGAGGCTCGCTCAGAGACTGAATGCATGGCTTCCTCAGACAGCAGCGAAGCCAGACAGGAAGTGTCTTCTCAAACCGTCACATAAAGTTGCAAGTGAAAAGACGTTAAAGAAAAGgttgaaaaagggaaaaaaaaaaaaagaagggaaaATCTGTCACCATGCAGTGCGAGAAAAAATGTAG